One Formosa agariphila KMM 3901 genomic window, GCATCATTTTCAATAGTCACGACTAAATTTTCAGGTGTTTTAAACGACACCACGACACTCTGAGTAGCCGCTGTAGTTAAACCGTTTAAAGATACTGCGGTTATGGTAGCCTCGTATACGCCTTCTTTGTAAACATGCGAAGCACCTTTTCCTGGGGTAATATTCTCTTCATTTTCTGAACCATCTCCAAAATTGACATCGTAACTCACGGCGCCTTCTGCTATAGGCGTAATAGTTACTAAGCCCGTATTGTCTTGCGTTACGCTGATTGAAGCGGATACATTTGTAGGCGCTGCAATATCTTTTACATAATCGGTATTATCGTCTTCAGTACACGCAATTGCTATAAGAGCAATAACCGCTAAACTGAATGCGTATTTTATAAATTTCATCATGGTGTTTTAGTTTTAATAGTTTGCATTTTGCTCCCAGTTTCCATTAGAAAATTGAATTTCTTCAATTGGAATAGGAAATACCTCGTTTTTACCTGTTGTAAATCCGTCTATTTCCGAACCTCTACCTGTTCTTACTAAATCGAAAAAACGATGACCTTCTCCAACAAGTTCTACACGTCTTTCATGTGCAATGGCATCGGTAAGTGTAGCTCCTGTTGCCGTAATATCGTTTGCTGTGCCAAAAGCTCTTGCTCTTACTCTATTTAAATATTCTTGTGCTTTACCGTCGCTAATGCCACCACGATTATAAGCTTCAGCAGCCATTAATAAAACATCTGCAAAACGAATGGCTCTGTAGTTGTTGGGATTTGTTAGGTTTTGATCTCCCGTATTTAAATCTCCTTTTCTAGCAATGTATTTTCTGTTGTAATAGCCTGTGTGCTCATTACCTTCTCCGTAAGTTGCATTGTTAGCAGCTGCCCATGCCACGATATCCAGAATAGCAACATCTTTGCGTAAATCGCCGGCCTCAAATTCATCTACAATCTCTTGCGTTGGTATATTAAAACTAAAACCAGAATCGAATACAGGTCCAGTATAATTTCTAATACCGTTAAAACCTACTGCAACGTTACCTTCACTACATACTAAACATTCGAACCCTGCACCTTCAGCATCTGAGTATTGCACTTCGAACACCGATTCTACATTGTTTTCACCTTCTGTTTCAAAAATGCTATCGTAATCACTTACTAATTCGTACGGTCCGTTTGCAATAAGCTCATCAAAAATGTCTGCTGCTTCCGAAAATTTTTCTTGGTATAAATAGGCTTTTCCTAAAAGCGCTTGTGCAGATCCTTTTGTCGCTCTACCTGTTTGTGGTGCGGTATAATTTAAGTGCTCAATAGCATAATTTAAATCGGCTTCAATTAAAGCATACACATCGGCAACTGGAGAACGTGGTAGTACGGTTTCGTCTCCCAACTCGAATCGTGTTTCTTTTAATGGAATAGGTCCA contains:
- a CDS encoding RagB/SusD family nutrient uptake outer membrane protein, which translates into the protein MKKYINKISAGLVACLCVFAIHSCSDNYLEEVDRYSIDSESYFNSEDDYYNALVGAYDLLQSTYLNVILGEIASDNTVAGGESATDVVSWQQIDKMIHTPVNSELKNLWDWMYAGVNRANFILEFQDKTDFDGKEIILGETRFLRAYYYFELVKWFGPIPLKETRFELGDETVLPRSPVADVYALIEADLNYAIEHLNYTAPQTGRATKGSAQALLGKAYLYQEKFSEAADIFDELIANGPYELVSDYDSIFETEGENNVESVFEVQYSDAEGAGFECLVCSEGNVAVGFNGIRNYTGPVFDSGFSFNIPTQEIVDEFEAGDLRKDVAILDIVAWAAANNATYGEGNEHTGYYNRKYIARKGDLNTGDQNLTNPNNYRAIRFADVLLMAAEAYNRGGISDGKAQEYLNRVRARAFGTANDITATGATLTDAIAHERRVELVGEGHRFFDLVRTGRGSEIDGFTTGKNEVFPIPIEEIQFSNGNWEQNANY